Proteins from a genomic interval of Streptomyces sp. Tu6071:
- a CDS encoding beta-L-arabinofuranosidase domain-containing protein, whose translation MHLNRRQFTSASLATAGALVLGARFSGLATAAEHRAAPAPGGHYTPSRAPLRPTAFLRLPPTAVTPRGWLATQLTLQLRGLCGQYAKTSHFLDRATSGWAHPEREGWEELPYWLRGYTDLAIVTRDAEALAAVRDWVDAILATRQPDGFFGPTRLRTSLGGGPDFWPYLPLLQALRSWYEYDGDARVLPALTAFLRYMNAQGPSAFNQSWVSVRWGDGLDTVYWLYNRTGDAFLLDLADKIHTNGADWRARLASPHNVNIAQGFREPAQYALRSGAAADTRATYTTYELAMKHGQFPGGGFAGDENIRDGHDDPRQGFETCGVVEFMASHELLTRLTGDPLWADRCEELAFNALPPALDPSGKAVHYVTSANSVDLDNTPKSDRQFQNSFAMQAYLPGVDQYRCCPHNYGMGWPWFAQELWLATPDNGLAAVMYAPNEVRAKVGADATEVTVSTDTAYPFGDTLTFTVRTPRPVAFPLRLRVPAWCAAPELTVNGAKSTAPAGPAFTTVSRTWQDGDTVRLRLPQRVTVRTWAAQHDAVSVYRGPLAYALRVGERYERLGGSDQFPEYAVHATGAWNYALLPNGPAPTVRSTGAAPDANPFTLDGTPLALTARARRLPEWGADAQHVVWPLQQSPARSAEPEQDVTLVPLGAARLRVAVLPTADAGGTPWLAQRWYRLRNKHSGKVLAVDGMSHADSARVVQFADSGTADHLWELVPEGDGWYRVRNRESGKVLGVDLMSTADSAHVVQFADNGTDDHLWQFLPEPGGSAYRLRARHSGKVLGVDGMSTADSAQVVQFADNGTDDHAWELLT comes from the coding sequence ATGCACCTGAACCGCAGACAGTTCACCTCCGCCTCGCTCGCCACCGCCGGCGCCCTCGTCCTCGGCGCCCGCTTCTCCGGCCTCGCGACGGCCGCCGAGCACCGCGCCGCGCCCGCCCCGGGCGGCCACTACACCCCCAGCAGGGCGCCCCTGCGCCCCACCGCCTTCCTCCGCCTGCCGCCCACCGCCGTCACCCCGCGCGGCTGGCTCGCGACCCAGCTCACGCTCCAACTGCGCGGCCTGTGCGGCCAGTACGCGAAGACCTCGCACTTCCTCGACCGCGCCACGAGCGGCTGGGCCCACCCGGAGCGCGAGGGCTGGGAGGAACTCCCGTACTGGCTGCGGGGATACACCGACCTCGCGATCGTCACGCGCGACGCCGAAGCGCTCGCGGCCGTGCGCGACTGGGTCGACGCGATCCTCGCGACCCGGCAGCCGGACGGCTTCTTCGGGCCGACGCGACTGCGCACCTCGCTCGGCGGCGGCCCCGACTTCTGGCCATACCTGCCGCTGCTCCAAGCGCTGCGCTCCTGGTACGAGTACGACGGCGACGCCCGCGTGCTCCCCGCCCTCACCGCCTTCCTGCGCTACATGAACGCGCAGGGCCCGAGCGCCTTCAACCAGAGCTGGGTGTCCGTGCGATGGGGCGACGGCCTCGACACGGTGTACTGGCTCTACAACCGCACCGGCGACGCCTTCCTCCTCGACCTCGCCGACAAGATCCACACCAACGGCGCCGACTGGCGCGCCCGCCTCGCGAGCCCGCACAACGTGAACATCGCCCAGGGCTTCCGCGAACCGGCCCAGTACGCGCTCCGCAGCGGCGCGGCGGCGGACACGCGGGCGACGTACACGACGTACGAACTCGCCATGAAACACGGCCAGTTCCCCGGAGGCGGCTTCGCGGGCGACGAGAACATACGGGACGGGCACGACGACCCGCGCCAGGGCTTCGAGACGTGCGGCGTCGTGGAGTTCATGGCGAGCCACGAACTGCTGACCCGGCTCACCGGGGACCCGCTGTGGGCCGACCGCTGCGAGGAACTGGCGTTCAACGCGCTGCCCCCCGCGCTCGACCCCTCCGGCAAGGCCGTCCACTACGTCACGAGCGCGAACAGCGTCGATCTCGACAACACCCCCAAGTCCGACCGGCAGTTCCAGAACTCCTTCGCGATGCAGGCGTACCTCCCGGGCGTCGACCAGTACCGCTGCTGCCCGCACAACTACGGCATGGGCTGGCCCTGGTTCGCGCAGGAACTGTGGCTCGCCACACCGGACAACGGACTCGCCGCCGTGATGTACGCGCCGAACGAGGTCCGCGCGAAGGTCGGCGCCGACGCGACCGAGGTGACCGTGAGCACCGACACGGCCTACCCCTTCGGCGACACCCTCACCTTCACGGTCCGCACCCCGCGCCCTGTCGCCTTCCCGCTGCGGCTCCGCGTCCCGGCGTGGTGCGCGGCACCCGAACTCACCGTGAACGGAGCGAAGTCGACGGCCCCCGCGGGCCCCGCCTTCACCACGGTGAGCCGTACGTGGCAGGACGGCGACACCGTACGGCTCCGCCTCCCGCAGCGCGTCACCGTGCGCACATGGGCGGCGCAGCACGACGCGGTGAGCGTCTACCGGGGTCCGCTCGCGTACGCGCTGCGCGTCGGGGAACGGTACGAACGCCTCGGCGGCAGCGACCAGTTCCCCGAGTACGCCGTCCACGCGACGGGCGCGTGGAACTACGCCCTGCTGCCGAACGGCCCGGCACCGACGGTCCGTTCCACGGGCGCCGCCCCGGACGCGAACCCCTTCACGCTCGACGGCACCCCTCTCGCGCTCACCGCGCGGGCCCGCCGCCTGCCCGAGTGGGGCGCCGACGCCCAGCACGTCGTGTGGCCGCTGCAGCAGAGCCCGGCCCGGAGCGCGGAGCCCGAGCAGGACGTGACCCTCGTCCCGCTCGGCGCCGCCCGGCTCCGCGTCGCCGTGCTGCCCACGGCGGACGCGGGCGGCACGCCGTGGCTCGCGCAGCGCTGGTACCGGCTGCGCAACAAGCACTCGGGGAAGGTCCTCGCCGTGGACGGCATGTCGCACGCGGACTCGGCGCGCGTCGTGCAGTTCGCCGACAGCGGCACCGCCGACCACCTGTGGGAACTCGTCCCCGAGGGCGACGGCTGGTACCGGGTGCGCAACCGCGAGTCGGGCAAGGTCCTCGGCGTCGACCTCATGTCGACCGCCGACTCGGCGCACGTCGTGCAGTTCGCGGACAACGGCACGGACGACCACCTGTGGCAGTTCCTGCCCGAGCCCGGCGGCTCCGCGTACCGCCTCAGGGCGCGGCACTCCGGCAAGGTCCTCGGCGTCGACGGCATGTCCACGGCCGACTCGGCACAGGTCGTCCAGTTCGCCGACAACGGCACGGACGACCACGCGTGGGAGCTGCTGACCTGA
- a CDS encoding GNAT family N-acetyltransferase has translation MPIAMAADLATRRLVLHPLTVAEAEQIAAGVPGVGPGAVPWGEGYPGHTSRVGALHYLEMLEKYGYPAEFPAYEIRRRADGAAVGGIGFHGPPDERGWVELGYDLVPAVRGQGFASEAVRGLLVFAREQGVCGVAADTDAGNVASQRVLLAAGFVFEREEDGVRYYGAGL, from the coding sequence ATGCCCATAGCCATGGCTGCTGATCTCGCGACGAGGCGACTGGTGTTGCATCCCCTGACCGTGGCGGAGGCCGAGCAGATCGCGGCGGGGGTGCCGGGGGTGGGGCCCGGGGCCGTGCCGTGGGGGGAGGGGTATCCGGGGCACACCTCGCGGGTGGGGGCCCTGCATTACCTGGAGATGCTGGAGAAGTACGGGTATCCGGCGGAGTTTCCCGCGTACGAGATACGGCGGCGGGCGGACGGGGCGGCCGTGGGCGGGATCGGGTTCCACGGGCCGCCGGACGAGCGGGGCTGGGTCGAGCTGGGCTATGACCTCGTTCCGGCCGTACGGGGACAGGGGTTCGCGTCCGAGGCCGTGCGGGGGCTGCTCGTGTTCGCGCGCGAGCAGGGCGTGTGCGGGGTCGCCGCCGATACCGACGCCGGCAATGTCGCCTCGCAGCGCGTCCTCCTCGCGGCCGGGTTCGTCTTCGAGCGCGAGGAGGACGGGGTGCGGTACTACGGGGCCGGGCTCTAG